From a region of the Kaistia sp. 32K genome:
- the arsB gene encoding ACR3 family arsenite efflux transporter, whose translation MSRFERYLTLWVGLCILAGIGLGHLAPGLFGALGAMEVANVNLPVAVLIWLMIVPMLLRIDFAALGQVGRHWRGIGVTLFVNWAVKPFSMALLGWLFVGQLFRPYLPADQIDSYIAGLILLAAAPCTAMVFVWSNLIRGEPHFTLSQVALNDVIMVVAFAPVVGLLLGLSAITVPWNTLLLSVGLYIVLPVIAAQWLRRRLLASGGEPTLARLLRILSPISLVALLATLVLLFGFQGEQILAQPLVILLLAVPILIQVYFNAGLAYWLNRVAGEAHCVAGPSALIGASNFFELAVAAAISLFGFHSGAALATVVGVLIEVPVMLSVVWIVNRSKGWYERGTASPSARTQEEPAP comes from the coding sequence CTCTGCATCCTTGCCGGCATCGGGCTCGGACATCTGGCGCCCGGGCTTTTCGGCGCGCTCGGCGCGATGGAAGTCGCGAACGTCAACCTGCCCGTCGCCGTGCTGATCTGGCTGATGATCGTGCCGATGCTGCTCCGCATCGATTTCGCCGCGCTCGGCCAGGTCGGGCGGCACTGGCGCGGCATCGGTGTGACGCTCTTCGTCAACTGGGCGGTGAAACCGTTCTCGATGGCGCTGCTCGGCTGGCTGTTCGTCGGCCAGCTGTTCCGCCCCTATCTGCCGGCCGACCAGATCGACAGCTATATCGCCGGCCTGATCCTCCTCGCCGCCGCGCCCTGCACGGCCATGGTCTTCGTCTGGTCGAACCTGATCCGGGGCGAGCCGCATTTCACGCTGAGCCAGGTGGCGTTGAACGACGTCATCATGGTGGTGGCCTTCGCGCCCGTCGTCGGGTTGCTGCTCGGCCTCTCGGCGATCACCGTGCCGTGGAACACGCTGCTACTTTCGGTCGGGCTCTACATCGTCCTGCCGGTCATCGCGGCGCAATGGCTGCGCCGGCGCCTCCTCGCCTCCGGCGGCGAACCGACGCTCGCCCGCCTGCTGCGCATTCTGAGCCCGATCTCGCTGGTGGCGCTGCTTGCCACGCTGGTGCTGCTCTTTGGTTTCCAGGGCGAGCAGATCCTCGCCCAGCCGCTGGTGATCCTGTTGCTCGCGGTGCCGATCCTGATCCAGGTCTATTTCAACGCCGGGCTCGCCTATTGGCTGAACCGCGTCGCGGGCGAGGCGCATTGCGTCGCCGGCCCGTCGGCCCTGATCGGCGCCAGCAACTTCTTCGAGCTCGCGGTCGCCGCCGCCATCAGCCTGTTCGGCTTTCACTCCGGCGCGGCGCTCGCCACCGTCGTCGGCGTGCTGATCGAGGTGCCGGTGATGCTGTCGGTGGTCTGGATCGTCAATCGCAGCAAGGGCTGGTACGAGCGCGGAACCGCCTCGCCCTCCGCCCGAACCCAGGAAGAGCCGGCGCCATGA